A single region of the Acidobacteriota bacterium genome encodes:
- a CDS encoding TolC family protein, which yields MVRHTPCLLAAVLLTVAWAGTSMAGTGQAASDRAPADRVAQGIADEALRALVEEALERNPGLRAGFAKARAAAQEAPQVASLPDPTAEATAFLAPPETRVGAQRLMLGYSQPLPWLAKLDLREEAAVHGAVALEHGVQAERLRLVTEVRRLYHELAFLDRSRETAETFLEHLVQHEEVAQARYATGVGSTQAVLKLQAEITRAERALVDLDLAEAALRARLNSLRDRPAATPVARGSLLVAIEEAALESGNLAALARSSRPELRAAEAGLARAEAMEDLARMADKPDFSVGVTYTLVTPRDDEAARLLAPAGNGNDVFGVRGGITLPLRRRSRAAAVQQALDLRSHAVDERRSAELTVESEVGDLTQRLPLAWRRLRLLEDLLVVQAEEALESAEAGYIAGSLNTLDLFDAEHVLFEAQTATDRARADYLIGLAELEGAVGRPLSALGEEPALRPAHPVGGLEEGGGLER from the coding sequence ATGGTTCGACATACGCCTTGCCTGCTCGCCGCCGTCCTGCTGACGGTCGCCTGGGCAGGAACATCGATGGCCGGGACCGGCCAAGCAGCCTCGGATCGGGCGCCGGCGGATCGGGTCGCCCAGGGAATCGCTGACGAAGCGCTGCGCGCTCTCGTCGAAGAGGCACTGGAGCGGAATCCGGGCCTCAGAGCCGGTTTCGCCAAGGCGCGGGCGGCGGCGCAAGAAGCGCCCCAGGTCGCCTCCCTGCCCGATCCGACGGCGGAAGCCACGGCTTTTCTCGCTCCGCCGGAAACACGGGTCGGAGCGCAGCGGCTCATGCTCGGGTACAGCCAGCCCCTGCCGTGGCTGGCCAAGCTGGATCTGCGGGAGGAAGCGGCGGTTCACGGAGCGGTCGCGCTGGAGCACGGCGTGCAGGCAGAGCGGCTACGCCTGGTCACGGAGGTCAGGCGGCTCTACCACGAGCTGGCGTTTCTCGACCGTTCGAGGGAGACGGCCGAGACCTTCCTGGAGCACCTCGTCCAGCACGAGGAGGTCGCTCAGGCCCGGTACGCGACCGGCGTGGGATCGACGCAGGCCGTGCTCAAGCTGCAAGCCGAGATCACGCGCGCCGAGCGGGCGCTCGTCGACCTGGACCTCGCCGAAGCTGCCCTGCGCGCGCGGCTCAACTCACTGCGGGACCGGCCTGCCGCTACGCCGGTCGCGAGAGGTTCCCTACTGGTAGCAATCGAGGAAGCGGCGCTCGAGAGCGGGAACCTCGCGGCTCTGGCGCGATCGTCGCGGCCGGAGCTGCGCGCGGCGGAGGCCGGACTCGCCCGGGCCGAAGCCATGGAGGACCTGGCCCGGATGGCCGACAAGCCCGACTTCAGCGTCGGCGTGACGTACACGCTGGTGACCCCGCGGGACGACGAGGCCGCCCGCCTGCTGGCCCCGGCCGGCAACGGGAACGACGTGTTCGGCGTGCGCGGCGGCATCACGCTGCCGCTGCGCCGGCGCAGCCGGGCGGCGGCGGTACAGCAGGCGCTCGACCTGCGCTCCCACGCGGTCGATGAGCGGCGGTCCGCGGAACTCACCGTCGAGTCGGAGGTGGGCGATCTGACCCAGCGGCTGCCGCTGGCCTGGAGGCGGCTGCGGTTGCTGGAGGACCTGCTGGTCGTGCAGGCGGAGGAGGCGCTGGAGTCGGCCGAGGCGGGGTACATCGCCGGCTCGCTCAACACGCTCGACCTGTTCGACGCCGAGCACGTCCTGTTCGAGGCGCAGACGGCGACGGACCGGGCAAGGGCGGACTACCTGATCGGTCTCGCGGAGCTGGAAGGGGCGGTTGGCAGACCGCTGTCGGCCCTTGGAGAGGAGCCGGCCTTGCGGCCGGCGCACCCAGTCGGCGGCCTGGAGGAGGGAGGAGGTTTGGAGAGATGA
- a CDS encoding ABC transporter permease has product MIKLIRRNLLRNKRRTFLTMASLAMALFILSLLGVVNDAMSFADDSAIPDRLVVRNAISLTFPLPEAYEQRLRTIDNVVAVTPQNWFQGVYKDQRPENFFPRFTVDPETFRSVFYDYSWNEAEWEAFAEQRTAFAAGRELTEIQGWAIGDMITIKGDIYPIDVELQLRAIFDIDEAGQERQIFFHRRYVEEAMGNPGQNGTYWLLLDDPEAAPAVIAAAEAMFENSDNQVRAETAEAFAASFTEMLGNVQLFFAVIGLGIVFSIFSITAVTMAMAARERTTEVSVLRTLGFRRNQVIGMVLGESLAVGVLGSALGLGLTAALIQLATPFLDQMGFGFGGFELDGQVLGTAVAIGLAIGLLSGVFPAVAAARLKIVDGLRRL; this is encoded by the coding sequence ATGATCAAGCTGATTCGACGCAACCTGCTGCGCAACAAGCGCCGCACCTTCCTGACGATGGCCAGCCTGGCGATGGCTCTGTTCATCCTCTCGCTGCTGGGCGTCGTGAACGACGCGATGAGCTTCGCCGACGACTCGGCGATCCCGGACCGGCTGGTCGTGCGCAACGCGATCTCGCTGACGTTCCCGTTGCCCGAGGCCTACGAGCAGCGGCTTCGGACGATTGACAACGTGGTCGCGGTGACGCCCCAGAACTGGTTCCAGGGCGTCTACAAGGATCAGCGGCCCGAGAACTTCTTTCCCCGCTTCACCGTCGATCCGGAGACGTTCCGTAGCGTCTTCTACGACTACAGCTGGAACGAGGCGGAGTGGGAGGCATTCGCTGAGCAACGCACCGCCTTCGCCGCCGGGCGCGAGCTGACCGAGATCCAGGGGTGGGCGATCGGCGACATGATCACGATCAAGGGCGACATCTACCCGATCGACGTGGAGCTCCAGTTGCGCGCGATCTTCGACATCGACGAAGCGGGCCAGGAGCGGCAGATCTTCTTCCACCGGCGCTACGTCGAGGAGGCGATGGGCAACCCCGGCCAGAATGGCACCTACTGGCTGCTTCTCGATGACCCGGAAGCGGCGCCGGCAGTGATCGCGGCCGCCGAGGCGATGTTCGAGAACTCGGACAACCAGGTGCGGGCCGAGACCGCGGAGGCCTTCGCGGCCTCCTTCACGGAGATGCTGGGCAACGTCCAACTCTTCTTCGCGGTCATCGGGCTGGGGATCGTCTTCTCGATCTTCTCGATTACCGCGGTCACGATGGCGATGGCGGCGCGCGAGCGCACCACGGAAGTTTCCGTTCTGCGCACCCTGGGCTTTCGGCGCAACCAGGTGATCGGCATGGTGCTCGGCGAATCTCTGGCGGTCGGTGTGCTCGGTTCCGCGCTCGGCCTCGGTTTGACCGCGGCCCTCATTCAACTCGCCACGCCGTTCCTGGACCAGATGGGCTTCGGGTTCGGCGGTTTCGAGCTTGACGGCCAGGTCCTGGGGACCGCAGTTGCAATCGGCCTCGCGATCGGCCTCCTCAGTGGCGTCTTCCCGGCGGTCGCCGCCGCCCGGCTCAAGATCGTCGACGGACTGAGGCGGCTCTAA
- a CDS encoding lipocalin-like domain-containing protein, producing the protein MRSCHCALVSIALLLGGCAGQAADEVPAAAALAAGDPDARFHGAWELASIVRYSGEGEELSRNEESTGFIMYDPAGYMGVVIQGADRQPATGRPATPEDGLAAYSSYTAYFGTFSVDDDAGAVTHHLRASMNPNAAGADYVRKYEFSDDTLTLQPPAGADGGTVRLTWRKLPELSEFTAEHGRFVGFWHFGRLERRDDAGEELPVERTWVDGFIIYTGSGHMAVHLVRPDRQPFAAGRPTPEEAAGAIRSYISYFGPYTIHRDDGFLVHHRSGCWYPSCMDTDAQRFYEFGDRTLTLMPPARAVDGSMVQDSLVWERLSE; encoded by the coding sequence ATGCGTTCGTGTCACTGTGCCCTCGTCAGCATCGCCCTGTTGCTCGGTGGCTGCGCGGGTCAGGCGGCCGACGAGGTTCCGGCGGCGGCCGCGCTGGCGGCCGGCGATCCGGACGCCCGGTTCCACGGCGCCTGGGAGCTCGCCTCGATCGTCCGCTACTCGGGCGAAGGCGAGGAGCTGTCGCGGAACGAGGAATCGACCGGCTTCATCATGTACGACCCGGCCGGCTACATGGGGGTCGTCATCCAGGGAGCGGACCGTCAGCCGGCCACCGGACGTCCGGCCACGCCGGAGGACGGTCTCGCGGCCTACAGCTCGTACACGGCCTACTTCGGGACCTTCTCGGTGGACGACGACGCAGGTGCCGTCACGCACCACCTGCGGGCGAGCATGAACCCGAACGCCGCGGGCGCGGACTACGTGCGGAAGTACGAGTTCTCGGATGACACGCTGACGCTTCAACCGCCCGCCGGTGCCGATGGCGGCACCGTCCGCCTGACCTGGCGGAAGCTCCCGGAACTCTCCGAGTTCACCGCGGAACACGGGCGTTTCGTGGGCTTCTGGCACTTCGGCCGGCTGGAACGGCGCGACGATGCCGGAGAGGAGCTCCCCGTGGAGCGGACCTGGGTCGACGGCTTCATCATCTACACCGGCTCCGGGCACATGGCCGTCCACCTGGTGCGACCGGATCGCCAGCCCTTCGCCGCCGGCCGGCCCACGCCCGAAGAGGCCGCAGGTGCGATCCGCAGTTACATCAGCTACTTCGGCCCGTACACGATCCACAGGGACGACGGCTTCCTCGTCCACCACCGCTCGGGCTGCTGGTATCCGAGCTGCATGGACACGGACGCACAGCGTTTCTACGAGTTCGGCGATCGAACGCTGACCCTCATGCCGCCCGCCAGAGCGGTCGACGGAAGCATGGTCCAGGACTCGCTGGTCTGGGAGCGGCTCAGCGAGTAG
- a CDS encoding alpha/beta fold hydrolase, whose protein sequence is MIPSDALIRSALTRRSFLQTTGALAGALALPGLARGAEVRPAPGMPAPRFVETNGIRMAVYEQGSGVPVVLCHGFPELAFSWRFQFPALAEAGFRAIAPDQRGYGLTDRPEDVATYSLRHLCDDMAGMLDGLEIDRAVFVGHDWGGGVVWMMARLHPDRCLGIVGVNTPGGRPPGMPRRQPTEEPLIVRSENYYTVQFQEPGRAEKALSADVRKSFEMLLRRGYIWDVEAFKAMPADSPERQMDLLRMLDREDYPGEVFLSEEALDYFTETFEITGFTGGLNWYRMAGRPFPGIENAKWEIEVPCLYIGAENDVILRPSSADGMEDFIDDFEKYTVADCGHWTQQEKPEETNRVLIDWLRRKIAKSA, encoded by the coding sequence ATGATCCCCTCTGACGCCCTGATCCGCTCCGCCCTGACGCGCCGCAGCTTTCTGCAGACGACCGGCGCCCTGGCCGGCGCGCTGGCGCTTCCCGGCCTGGCACGCGGCGCCGAGGTGCGGCCGGCCCCCGGCATGCCGGCGCCGCGGTTCGTCGAGACGAACGGCATCCGCATGGCTGTCTACGAACAGGGCTCGGGGGTACCTGTCGTCCTCTGCCACGGCTTCCCCGAACTCGCCTTCTCCTGGCGGTTCCAGTTCCCCGCCCTCGCCGAGGCTGGTTTCCGCGCCATCGCCCCAGATCAACGCGGATACGGCCTGACCGATCGACCGGAGGACGTAGCGACGTACAGCCTGAGGCATCTCTGCGACGACATGGCCGGGATGCTCGACGGGCTCGAGATCGACAGGGCCGTCTTCGTCGGCCACGACTGGGGCGGCGGCGTGGTGTGGATGATGGCGCGGCTCCATCCGGACCGCTGTCTCGGCATCGTCGGCGTGAACACGCCGGGCGGGCGCCCTCCCGGCATGCCGCGCCGGCAGCCGACCGAGGAGCCGCTGATCGTCCGGTCCGAGAACTACTACACGGTCCAGTTCCAGGAGCCCGGCCGGGCCGAGAAGGCACTTTCCGCCGACGTGCGCAAGTCCTTCGAGATGCTCCTGCGGCGCGGCTACATCTGGGACGTCGAGGCGTTCAAGGCGATGCCGGCGGACTCACCGGAACGGCAGATGGACCTGCTCCGGATGCTGGACCGCGAGGACTACCCCGGCGAAGTGTTCCTGTCCGAGGAGGCCCTCGATTACTTCACGGAGACGTTCGAGATCACCGGCTTCACCGGCGGGCTCAACTGGTACCGCATGGCGGGCCGCCCGTTCCCGGGAATCGAGAACGCGAAGTGGGAGATCGAGGTGCCCTGCCTCTACATCGGCGCCGAGAACGACGTCATCCTGCGGCCGTCCTCGGCCGACGGCATGGAGGACTTCATCGACGACTTCGAGAAGTACACCGTCGCCGACTGCGGCCACTGGACGCAGCAGGAGAAGCCGGAGGAGACGAACCGGGTCCTCATCGACTGGCTGCGCCGGAAGATCGCGAAGTCCGCGTAG
- a CDS encoding ABC transporter ATP-binding protein produces MAETVVQMRDVTKNYRRDAFELKVLQGITLNVEAGDFVALMGPSGSRKSTLLNLLAGIDQPTSGDLVVAGEQVSRMNESRLAKWRQRHIGFIFQFYNLIPVLTAYENVELPLTLRRGSRAARKRRVETALSVVGLQNRMKHYPRQLSGGQEQRVAIARAIVTDPTLLLADEPTGDLDADSGREVLDLLGQLNEQFNKTILMVTHDPNAAARAKRLLRLDKGLLVSSEAGGGA; encoded by the coding sequence ATGGCTGAAACCGTCGTCCAGATGCGCGACGTGACGAAGAACTACCGGCGCGACGCCTTCGAGCTGAAGGTGCTCCAGGGCATCACCCTGAACGTCGAGGCAGGCGACTTCGTTGCCCTGATGGGGCCGTCCGGTTCCCGCAAGAGCACCTTGCTCAACCTGCTCGCCGGCATCGACCAGCCGACCAGCGGTGACCTTGTCGTCGCCGGCGAACAAGTGAGCCGGATGAACGAGAGCCGACTTGCCAAGTGGCGTCAGCGCCACATCGGCTTCATCTTCCAGTTCTACAACCTGATCCCGGTCCTCACTGCCTACGAGAATGTGGAGTTGCCGCTGACGCTCCGGCGCGGGTCGCGGGCGGCGCGCAAGCGGCGGGTCGAGACCGCGCTCTCCGTGGTCGGCCTGCAGAACCGGATGAAGCACTATCCCCGGCAGCTCTCGGGAGGCCAGGAACAGCGGGTGGCGATCGCTCGCGCGATCGTTACTGATCCGACTCTGCTACTCGCCGATGAGCCGACTGGCGATCTCGATGCGGATTCCGGCCGCGAAGTGCTCGATCTGCTCGGTCAGTTGAACGAGCAGTTCAACAAGACGATCCTGATGGTCACCCACGACCCGAACGCGGCCGCGCGCGCCAAGCGCCTGTTGCGGCTGGACAAGGGCCTGCTGGTTTCGTCGGAGGCGGGAGGAGGAGCATGA
- a CDS encoding ABC transporter permease — MIPIKYTYRNLFERRGVAFMTLASIGFVVLVYIGVLALAGGLRAAFADTGDASVVIVMRDGTRAEMESSYAQESHRLLTAMPGVERTAEGAVMASGETVTIQIFKRVDGTETNVMVRGVEPGAFAIRPGFEITEGRVFEPGRGEIIVGRSLAGRLGLRVGDERKMGRNTFRVVGTFAGVGAHGSEIWGDYRDLGDSFRRSGYYSSTRLQAASPAAARDLIETVKADQRLQVQALTEPEYYELQSETSSGQFIILGNVLAVLMAIGACFAAANTMYAQVAARAREIGTLRALGFKRRSIMGSFFLEAVLLGVVAGGFGALLSLPLNAIQTGTMNQVTFSEITFQLRTTPFALFSGVFLATVTGVLGGLLPAFGASRQKITDLLREA; from the coding sequence ATGATCCCGATCAAGTACACGTACCGCAACCTGTTCGAGCGCCGGGGCGTGGCGTTCATGACGCTGGCCTCGATCGGCTTCGTCGTCCTGGTCTACATCGGCGTGCTTGCCCTCGCCGGCGGCCTGCGGGCCGCGTTCGCGGACACCGGAGACGCCTCGGTCGTCATCGTGATGCGGGACGGCACCCGCGCCGAGATGGAGAGTTCCTACGCGCAGGAGAGCCACCGCCTGCTGACCGCCATGCCGGGCGTCGAGCGAACGGCCGAAGGTGCGGTGATGGCTTCCGGCGAAACGGTCACGATCCAGATCTTCAAGCGGGTCGACGGCACGGAGACGAACGTGATGGTTCGCGGCGTCGAGCCCGGAGCGTTCGCCATCCGGCCGGGCTTCGAGATCACCGAGGGCCGGGTCTTCGAGCCGGGCCGTGGCGAGATCATCGTCGGCCGCAGTCTGGCCGGGCGGCTCGGCCTGCGGGTCGGCGACGAGCGCAAGATGGGCCGGAACACGTTCCGCGTCGTCGGCACGTTTGCCGGCGTAGGCGCCCACGGCTCCGAGATCTGGGGTGACTACCGTGACCTGGGCGACTCGTTCCGGCGCAGCGGCTACTACTCGTCGACCCGGCTTCAGGCCGCGTCGCCGGCCGCGGCCCGCGACCTGATCGAGACGGTCAAGGCGGACCAGCGCCTGCAGGTGCAGGCGCTCACGGAACCCGAGTACTACGAACTCCAGTCGGAGACGTCATCGGGCCAGTTCATCATCCTCGGCAACGTGCTGGCCGTGCTGATGGCGATCGGTGCCTGCTTCGCCGCCGCGAACACGATGTACGCGCAGGTCGCGGCCCGTGCCCGCGAGATCGGCACTCTGCGCGCCCTCGGCTTCAAGCGCCGCTCGATCATGGGCAGCTTCTTCCTGGAAGCGGTGCTGCTCGGTGTGGTCGCGGGCGGCTTCGGCGCCCTGCTGTCCCTGCCGCTCAACGCGATCCAGACCGGCACGATGAACCAGGTGACCTTCAGCGAGATCACGTTCCAGTTGCGAACGACGCCGTTTGCCCTCTTCTCGGGCGTTTTCCTGGCCACGGTGACTGGCGTCCTCGGCGGCCTGCTTCCCGCCTTTGGCGCCTCGCGACAGAAGATCACCGATCTCCTCCGCGAAGCGTAG
- a CDS encoding sulfatase-like hydrolase/transferase encodes MSSHPVRLSQASLLVAAALLVAGCGGSPTPVDPGPLPNIVLIVPDDLGRHDVSFHGGEIATPNIDRIAAEGVRLERFYSAPVCSPTRAGLMTGRYPIRFGLMRAVIAPWRDYGMDTSEVTLPEVLARAGYEHRGIFGKWHLGHFDRKYHPLRRGFTEFVGHNTAVDYFTKERVGERDWSHDYESVEEEGYVTDLLADHAVRFIDRHAGGDAPFFLYVPFSAPHSPLQAKAEDLPRYADLDPLEPPRGWEESTAGRPLAADERRRNGRRIHAAMVHSLDEGVGRILDTIDGHGIADNTLVLFFSDNGGSVGIGDNGPYRGAKGSVFEGGTRVAAAARWPAGNVEGGGRIEAPVSYVDVLPTLMGFTGIEDHGGKTLDGVDVGEVLTGEADTGPERDLYSFIAQLDPEREQVSVTEGEWKLVVVGPPLTRQGSTEASRTLLFQLDEDPLEEQDLAADHPDLVVHLLEKATAFRALQPPNPVAPFFAGREGFQPPPNWQFPEERPNILLILIDDLGFEAIGAYGGASYETPNIDRLAAEGVRFTHAYSTPLCSPSRLKLMTGRYNSRNYTEWGVLPRDELTFANLLRDAGYATFLAGKWQLSGFQLAWKEDCCEGQGKTPEEAGFDDYLVWHYHQKGERYADPLLWGPGNEGGVFEGEYGPDLFADFLLERVGAQVREHPDRPFAAYHSMALVHDPFVPTPDSADWNADRKAEDPAYFADMVAYTDKLVGRMLAGLEELRVLDDTLILLTADNGTPRQITSTLVDGTMIPGGKARTTDYGSHVPFIATWPAGIDGGRTSDALVDLSDFLPSMVEAAGGSLPDDRVIDGRSFLPVLRGETDSARDWVFTDFRPRFLNIPEVTFVHDRRYKLYDDGRFFDFENDVREQSPLDPDDLTEEEATAMARLRAAMAEGLGG; translated from the coding sequence GTGTCCAGCCATCCGGTCCGTCTCTCCCAGGCGTCGCTGTTGGTCGCCGCGGCGCTCCTTGTCGCCGGCTGCGGCGGCTCACCGACGCCGGTTGACCCAGGCCCCCTTCCCAATATCGTCCTGATCGTCCCGGACGACCTCGGCCGACACGACGTCAGCTTCCACGGCGGCGAGATCGCCACGCCGAACATCGACCGGATCGCCGCCGAGGGCGTGCGGTTGGAGCGGTTCTACAGCGCGCCCGTCTGCTCGCCGACCCGGGCCGGTCTGATGACGGGCCGCTATCCGATCCGCTTCGGCCTGATGCGGGCGGTCATCGCGCCGTGGCGCGACTACGGGATGGACACCTCGGAGGTCACCCTGCCGGAGGTTCTGGCCCGGGCCGGCTACGAGCACCGTGGCATCTTCGGCAAGTGGCACCTCGGCCACTTCGACCGCAAGTACCATCCGCTGCGCCGCGGCTTCACCGAGTTCGTGGGCCACAACACGGCGGTCGACTACTTCACGAAGGAGCGCGTCGGCGAGCGCGACTGGAGTCACGACTACGAATCGGTCGAGGAGGAGGGGTACGTGACGGACCTCCTCGCGGACCACGCGGTTCGGTTCATCGATCGCCACGCCGGCGGTGATGCGCCGTTCTTCCTCTACGTTCCGTTCAGCGCGCCGCACTCGCCGCTGCAGGCGAAGGCGGAAGACCTGCCGCGTTACGCAGATCTGGATCCGCTCGAACCTCCGCGCGGCTGGGAGGAGTCGACCGCCGGCCGGCCGCTGGCCGCTGACGAGCGGCGGCGCAACGGGCGCCGGATTCATGCGGCGATGGTCCATTCCCTCGACGAAGGCGTCGGCCGCATCCTCGACACGATCGACGGCCACGGAATCGCCGACAACACGCTCGTCCTGTTCTTCAGCGACAACGGCGGCTCCGTGGGGATCGGCGACAACGGCCCCTACCGTGGCGCCAAGGGCAGCGTGTTCGAGGGCGGCACCCGGGTGGCCGCGGCGGCGCGCTGGCCGGCGGGGAACGTCGAGGGCGGCGGCCGGATCGAGGCGCCGGTGTCCTACGTCGACGTCCTGCCGACGCTGATGGGATTCACCGGCATCGAGGATCACGGCGGAAAGACGCTGGACGGCGTCGATGTCGGTGAGGTGCTGACCGGTGAGGCCGATACCGGCCCCGAGCGTGATCTCTACTCGTTCATCGCCCAGCTAGACCCCGAGCGGGAGCAGGTCTCCGTGACGGAGGGCGAGTGGAAGCTGGTCGTCGTCGGGCCGCCGCTGACGCGCCAGGGTTCGACGGAGGCGTCGCGAACGCTCCTGTTCCAGCTCGACGAAGATCCACTGGAGGAGCAGGATCTTGCGGCGGACCATCCCGATCTGGTGGTGCACCTACTTGAGAAGGCCACGGCGTTCCGGGCGCTGCAGCCGCCGAATCCGGTTGCGCCATTCTTCGCCGGCCGCGAGGGCTTCCAGCCGCCGCCGAACTGGCAGTTTCCGGAGGAGCGGCCGAACATCCTTCTCATCCTGATCGACGACCTCGGCTTCGAGGCGATCGGCGCCTACGGCGGCGCGTCCTACGAGACGCCGAACATCGATCGCCTGGCGGCGGAAGGAGTCCGTTTCACCCACGCCTACTCGACGCCGCTCTGCTCCCCGTCGCGGCTCAAGCTGATGACGGGGCGCTACAACAGCCGGAACTACACGGAGTGGGGCGTACTGCCTCGGGACGAGCTCACGTTCGCGAACCTGCTGCGGGACGCCGGCTACGCCACCTTCCTGGCCGGGAAGTGGCAGCTTTCCGGGTTCCAACTGGCCTGGAAGGAGGACTGCTGCGAGGGCCAAGGGAAGACGCCGGAGGAGGCCGGCTTCGACGACTACCTGGTCTGGCACTACCACCAGAAGGGGGAGCGCTACGCGGATCCACTGCTCTGGGGACCGGGCAACGAAGGCGGCGTCTTCGAGGGCGAGTACGGTCCGGACCTGTTCGCGGACTTCCTGCTCGAGAGAGTCGGAGCGCAGGTTCGCGAGCACCCCGATCGCCCGTTCGCTGCCTATCACTCGATGGCGCTGGTCCACGATCCCTTCGTGCCGACGCCTGACAGTGCGGACTGGAACGCCGATCGCAAGGCGGAGGACCCCGCCTATTTCGCCGACATGGTGGCCTACACGGACAAGCTGGTCGGCCGCATGCTCGCCGGTCTGGAGGAACTGCGCGTTCTGGACGATACGCTGATCCTGCTGACCGCCGACAACGGTACCCCCAGGCAGATCACCAGCACGCTGGTAGACGGCACAATGATCCCCGGCGGCAAGGCCAGGACGACCGACTACGGCAGCCACGTTCCGTTCATCGCCACCTGGCCGGCCGGTATCGACGGAGGCCGAACCTCGGACGCCCTGGTCGACCTCAGCGACTTCCTGCCGTCCATGGTCGAGGCGGCCGGCGGGTCGCTGCCGGACGACCGCGTGATCGACGGCAGGAGTTTCCTGCCTGTGCTGAGGGGCGAAACGGACTCCGCGCGCGACTGGGTCTTCACCGACTTCCGGCCGCGCTTTCTGAACATTCCGGAAGTGACCTTCGTCCACGACCGCCGCTACAAGCTGTACGACGACGGCCGCTTCTTCGACTTCGAGAACGATGTGCGGGAACAGAGTCCCCTGGACCCCGACGACCTGACGGAAGAGGAAGCCACGGCCATGGCCAGACTGCGCGCCGCGATGGCGGAGGGCCTTGGCGGTTAG
- a CDS encoding efflux RND transporter periplasmic adaptor subunit has protein sequence MNAPAPQGEGSDSPPPRPDLSILRDDDDEYEYRPRRGRFIKWGILLLLGAVAVFAVYRVPPDQYVPFLMPEVETTTVQRLTPEQASTVLTATGYTYARVRAAVGAKIIGRITELHVDEGDAVAAGDVIAVLDSDDLEAAVRRAQASLIEAAARLADAIREEARQRRIVEAGVAPSADLDAAVTQLQVTRAQVGTARANLESIEAQLAYTVISAPVDGVVIERTVEVGEMVAPGGFTSQQATGALVRIADPTSLEVEADINESFIARIQLGQPATIKVDAVPDHEYHGTLRQIVPTADRQRAVVQVKVTIDDRDERLVPDMSCSVTFLQEGVDETVLQAEPKILVAAEAVVNDGGGDYVLLLRDGQLERAPIELGLEQDGNQFEVLSGLRGGEVVVRSPTPELTPGLRVREAS, from the coding sequence GTGAACGCCCCGGCGCCTCAGGGCGAGGGTTCCGACAGTCCGCCGCCGCGGCCCGATCTGTCCATCCTCCGCGACGACGACGACGAGTACGAGTACCGTCCCCGGCGCGGACGCTTCATCAAGTGGGGGATCCTGCTGCTCCTCGGCGCGGTCGCAGTCTTCGCCGTCTACCGCGTGCCCCCCGACCAGTACGTTCCCTTCCTCATGCCCGAGGTCGAGACGACGACGGTCCAGCGGTTGACGCCGGAGCAGGCGTCCACGGTGCTGACCGCGACCGGCTACACCTACGCGCGGGTGCGGGCGGCGGTGGGGGCGAAGATCATCGGCCGGATCACGGAGCTTCACGTCGACGAGGGCGACGCGGTGGCGGCCGGGGACGTGATCGCGGTACTCGACAGCGATGACCTCGAGGCGGCGGTGCGCCGCGCTCAGGCGTCGCTGATCGAGGCGGCCGCGCGGCTCGCCGATGCGATACGGGAAGAGGCCCGCCAGCGGCGGATCGTCGAGGCGGGCGTCGCGCCCTCCGCCGACCTGGACGCGGCGGTCACCCAGCTTCAGGTGACGCGAGCCCAGGTGGGCACGGCGCGGGCGAACCTGGAGTCGATCGAAGCGCAGCTCGCCTACACGGTGATCAGCGCTCCGGTTGACGGGGTGGTCATCGAGCGGACGGTCGAAGTGGGGGAGATGGTCGCGCCGGGAGGATTCACCAGCCAGCAGGCCACCGGCGCGCTGGTGCGGATCGCCGATCCCACCTCGCTCGAGGTCGAGGCCGACATCAACGAGAGTTTCATCGCGCGGATCCAGCTCGGTCAGCCGGCGACGATCAAGGTCGACGCCGTGCCGGACCACGAGTACCACGGCACGCTGCGGCAGATCGTGCCGACCGCCGACCGGCAGCGCGCCGTGGTCCAGGTCAAGGTCACGATCGACGACCGCGACGAGCGCCTGGTGCCGGACATGAGCTGCAGCGTCACGTTCCTGCAGGAGGGTGTGGACGAGACCGTGCTCCAGGCGGAACCGAAGATCCTGGTCGCGGCGGAGGCGGTCGTGAACGACGGCGGCGGCGACTACGTCCTGCTCCTGCGCGACGGCCAGCTGGAGCGGGCGCCGATCGAACTCGGCCTGGAGCAGGACGGCAACCAGTTCGAGGTGTTGTCGGGGCTTCGCGGCGGCGAGGTCGTGGTGCGAAGTCCGACGCCGGAGCTCACACCGGGCCTGCGGGTACGCGAGGCCTCCTAG